In Amycolatopsis methanolica 239, a single genomic region encodes these proteins:
- the hpnE gene encoding hydroxysqualene dehydroxylase HpnE yields the protein MRQRVAVVGGGLAGITAALRCADAGHEVTLLESRGLLGGLTHSFTRDGLHVDNGQHVFLRCCTAYLDLLRRLGVMDRVHLQPRLEIPVRSPRLRRPVWLRRNPLPAPLHLADSVLRYTPLGLGDRMRFAGAALALKSVDPAAPSSDRRTFGEWLSAHGQSRDAITKLWDLVGIATLNAPAEQASLGLAATVFQVGLLTDADAADIGWATVPLRRLHGEPALARLTEAGATVRLNAKVTGLSRADGSWRIGTDEPVEAGQVVLAVPPPVAAKLLPEGAVRLPPDFADELGSSPIVNAHVVLDRPVTDEPFFAVVDSPLQWVFDRTASAGLDRGQYLAISLSAAEEEINLPVRALRERLLPALREVLPAARGAEVLDFFVTRERHATFRPAPGSAGLRPQARTRAPGLFLAGAWTATGWPATMEGAVRSGEAAAKAVLGTPAGASGRSEGIPA from the coding sequence ATGAGGCAGCGGGTCGCGGTCGTCGGTGGCGGTCTCGCCGGGATCACCGCGGCCCTGCGCTGCGCCGACGCCGGGCACGAGGTGACACTGCTGGAGTCCCGCGGCCTGCTGGGCGGCCTGACGCACTCGTTCACCCGCGACGGCCTGCACGTCGACAACGGGCAGCACGTGTTCCTCCGCTGCTGCACCGCTTACCTGGACCTCCTGCGGCGGCTCGGGGTGATGGACCGCGTGCACCTCCAGCCGCGCCTGGAGATCCCGGTGCGCTCGCCGCGGCTGCGCCGCCCGGTGTGGCTGCGCCGCAACCCGCTGCCCGCGCCGCTGCACCTCGCGGACTCGGTGCTGCGCTACACCCCGCTCGGCCTCGGCGACCGGATGCGCTTCGCCGGCGCCGCGCTCGCGCTGAAGTCGGTCGACCCGGCCGCGCCCAGCTCGGACCGGCGCACGTTCGGCGAATGGCTGTCCGCGCACGGGCAGAGCCGGGACGCGATCACGAAACTCTGGGACCTGGTGGGCATCGCGACGCTGAACGCCCCCGCGGAGCAGGCGTCGCTCGGCCTGGCCGCGACCGTCTTCCAGGTGGGCCTGCTGACCGACGCCGACGCGGCCGACATCGGCTGGGCGACCGTCCCGCTGCGGCGGCTGCACGGCGAGCCCGCGCTGGCCCGGCTGACCGAGGCGGGCGCCACCGTCCGGCTCAACGCCAAGGTGACCGGGCTCTCCCGCGCGGACGGCTCCTGGCGGATCGGGACCGACGAGCCGGTCGAGGCCGGCCAGGTCGTGCTCGCCGTGCCGCCCCCGGTCGCGGCGAAACTGCTGCCCGAGGGCGCGGTCCGGCTGCCCCCGGACTTCGCCGATGAGCTCGGCAGCTCGCCGATCGTCAACGCGCACGTCGTCCTCGACCGCCCGGTCACGGACGAGCCGTTCTTCGCCGTCGTCGACTCGCCGCTGCAGTGGGTGTTCGACCGCACCGCCTCGGCAGGCCTCGACCGCGGCCAGTACCTGGCGATCTCGCTGTCCGCGGCCGAGGAGGAGATCAACCTGCCGGTGCGGGCGCTGCGGGAACGCCTGCTGCCCGCGCTGCGCGAGGTGCTGCCCGCCGCACGCGGCGCGGAGGTGCTCGACTTCTTCGTGACACGTGAACGGCACGCCACGTTCCGTCCCGCGCCGGGCAGCGCGGGACTGCGCCCACAGGCCCGCACCCGCGCCCCGGGGCTGTTCCTGGCGGGCGCGTGGACCGCCACCGGGTGGCCGGCGACCATGGAGGGCGCCGTGCGCAGCGGTGAGGCGGCCGCCAAAGCCGTGCTCGGGACCCCCGCGGGGGCGTCGGGCCGATCGGAAGGGATACCCGCATGA
- a CDS encoding dihydrofolate reductase family protein: MSKVIAAHAVSVDGFITGRDPRPGHGLGDGGMLFDWYFDGGTASGVFDGFRLSEPSARVFDALAGRVGAIVAGRNTYEDSDRFGGGSPHPKARLVVLTHREAPEITAQQTLVTTGVEDAIARARDAAGGRDVGLMGGGVVTSALAAGLVDEIVLHQVPVLLGAGRPFFGELPAHVRLRLVEAVPAPGVTHLHYAVER; this comes from the coding sequence ATGAGCAAGGTCATCGCCGCGCACGCGGTCTCCGTCGACGGCTTCATCACCGGCCGCGACCCGCGCCCCGGGCACGGCCTCGGCGACGGCGGGATGCTTTTCGACTGGTACTTCGACGGCGGCACCGCGAGCGGCGTGTTCGACGGCTTCCGGCTGAGCGAGCCCAGCGCCCGGGTGTTCGACGCCCTCGCCGGCCGGGTGGGCGCGATCGTCGCCGGGCGCAACACCTACGAGGACTCCGACCGCTTCGGCGGCGGCAGCCCGCACCCGAAAGCGCGGCTGGTCGTCCTCACCCACCGCGAGGCTCCGGAGATCACCGCGCAGCAGACCCTCGTCACCACCGGCGTCGAGGACGCGATCGCCAGAGCCCGCGACGCCGCAGGCGGCCGGGACGTCGGCCTCATGGGCGGCGGCGTGGTGACCTCGGCGCTCGCCGCCGGCCTCGTCGACGAGATCGTCCTCCACCAGGTCCCTGTCCTGCTCGGCGCGGGCAGGCCGTTCTTCGGCGAACTGCCCGCGCACGTGCGGCTCCGCCTGGTCGAGGCCGTCCCGGCGCCGGGCGTCACGCACCTGCACTACGCGGTCGAGCGGTGA
- a CDS encoding bifunctional phosphatase PAP2/O-acyltransferase family protein: MALDARAAAVQRPGWWGELLLGIGLFGIYLLVEAFPLPGREPQAHANGEALLAFERWMHLDFELPVNLWLAEQGWIRVFANYEYAITYIASAIILLIWVHARHPVHYRSVRNSFVWLNLFALACFWLYPVAPPRMLEGAGFVDTVRLGHTFLSWGSPALQGANQLAAMPSLHVGWALWVSVVLARIRGGWAVQIVSAVHVAITFAVIIATGNHYWIDAAAAVVFIAAATWIAQVARPVDRVPASDTFFLHVETPAYPQHVGGLIMLDTTANPAGPTREWVQQAIRDKLPEMPRYAQRLSDYSPWRRQHWVPHPDIDWDWHVPDFDLTRPDGTPGGMGELHKLVARFQSEPLPRDRPLWRFAVVRGVEENTAAVISLVHHAVADGIGTISLMLELFDSRSLLDGLSETRRPNALQKAAAGAVGLAQLATDGRPKTRLPAGDPPDRRYATLQIPLDDVRELARKHGVRVTDLLLGGVAGALRRVAVAPLPESMLTSVTLMAAEPRPGAEGNVTAAVMVDIPLGDMPEAERLKRIARATKRLRTGTRVVASRFVQHTLAGLMPAFFHRWFARTVYNERFFNGTVSNMPGAAWQVDFRDFPLRTAFAIIPLAPGTPFTIGVLGWYGSFSMSATVDATLVDGVDGFLAEFRAVLAELD, from the coding sequence GTGGCCCTGGACGCCCGCGCGGCGGCCGTCCAGCGTCCGGGCTGGTGGGGTGAACTGCTGCTCGGGATCGGCCTGTTCGGGATCTACCTGCTGGTCGAGGCGTTCCCGCTGCCGGGCCGCGAACCGCAGGCGCACGCCAATGGCGAGGCGCTCCTGGCGTTCGAACGGTGGATGCACCTGGACTTCGAACTGCCGGTCAACCTGTGGCTCGCCGAGCAGGGCTGGATCCGCGTCTTCGCCAACTACGAGTACGCGATCACCTACATCGCGAGCGCGATCATCCTGCTGATCTGGGTGCACGCCCGCCACCCGGTGCACTACCGCTCGGTGCGCAACAGCTTCGTCTGGCTCAACCTGTTCGCGCTCGCCTGTTTCTGGCTCTACCCGGTCGCGCCGCCGCGGATGCTCGAGGGCGCCGGGTTCGTCGACACCGTGCGGCTCGGGCACACGTTCCTGTCCTGGGGCTCGCCGGCGTTGCAGGGCGCCAACCAGCTGGCCGCGATGCCGTCCCTGCACGTCGGGTGGGCGCTGTGGGTGTCGGTGGTCCTCGCGCGCATCCGCGGCGGCTGGGCCGTGCAGATCGTCAGCGCGGTGCACGTCGCCATCACGTTCGCGGTCATCATCGCCACCGGCAACCACTACTGGATCGACGCGGCCGCCGCCGTGGTGTTCATCGCCGCGGCCACCTGGATCGCGCAGGTCGCCCGGCCGGTCGACCGGGTGCCCGCCTCCGACACGTTCTTCCTGCACGTCGAGACCCCGGCCTACCCGCAGCACGTCGGCGGGCTCATCATGCTCGACACGACCGCCAACCCCGCCGGGCCGACCCGGGAGTGGGTGCAGCAGGCCATCCGCGACAAGCTGCCCGAGATGCCCCGCTACGCGCAGCGCCTGTCGGACTACTCGCCCTGGCGCCGCCAGCACTGGGTGCCGCACCCGGACATCGACTGGGACTGGCACGTCCCCGACTTCGACCTGACCCGCCCGGACGGCACGCCCGGCGGCATGGGGGAGCTGCACAAGCTCGTCGCGCGGTTCCAGAGCGAGCCGCTGCCGCGGGACCGGCCGCTGTGGCGGTTCGCAGTCGTGCGCGGCGTCGAGGAGAACACCGCCGCGGTGATCTCGCTGGTGCACCACGCCGTCGCGGACGGCATCGGCACGATCAGCCTGATGCTGGAGCTGTTCGACTCGCGGAGCCTGCTCGACGGCCTCAGCGAGACCCGGCGGCCGAACGCGCTGCAGAAGGCCGCCGCGGGCGCCGTCGGGCTGGCGCAGCTGGCCACCGACGGGCGGCCCAAGACGCGGCTGCCCGCGGGTGATCCGCCGGACCGCCGCTACGCCACCCTGCAGATCCCGCTCGACGACGTGCGCGAGCTGGCGCGCAAGCACGGCGTGCGGGTCACCGACCTGCTGCTGGGCGGGGTGGCCGGCGCGCTGCGGCGGGTCGCGGTGGCGCCGCTGCCGGAGTCGATGCTGACCTCGGTCACGTTGATGGCCGCCGAGCCGCGGCCCGGCGCGGAGGGCAACGTCACCGCCGCGGTCATGGTGGACATCCCGCTGGGCGACATGCCCGAAGCCGAGCGGCTGAAGCGGATCGCCAGGGCCACCAAGCGGTTGCGCACCGGCACACGGGTCGTCGCGTCCCGGTTCGTGCAGCACACGCTGGCCGGGCTGATGCCGGCGTTCTTCCACCGCTGGTTCGCCCGGACCGTCTACAACGAACGGTTCTTCAACGGCACCGTGTCCAACATGCCCGGTGCCGCGTGGCAGGTGGACTTCCGCGACTTCCCGCTGCGCACGGCGTTCGCCATCATCCCGCTCGCGCCGGGCACCCCGTTCACCATCGGCGTGCTCGGGTGGTACGGCTCGTTCTCGATGAGCGCCACCGTGGACGCGACCCTGGTGGACGGTGTGGACGGCTTCCTCGCCGAATTCCGCGCGGTGCTGGCGGAACTGGACTGA
- the shc gene encoding squalene--hopene cyclase — translation MTQTADPAARSTAGAAETLDRAVAHLKGLQRDGGWWKGEMQTNVTMDAEDLLMREFLGIRTARETEEAARWIRSQQRADGTWATFHGGPGDLSTTLEAWVALRLAGDSPDEPHMRRAAEFVRAGGGVEASRVFSRIWLALFGLWSWDDLPNMPPELVLLPSWVPLNVYDWGCWARQTVVPLTVVGTLRPVRPLPFGIDELRTGVKRGGGLVAPWTWSGAFHYLDKALHLYAKVAVKPVREFAMRQAAEWILARQEADGGWGGIQPPWVYSLLALHLLGYSLDHPAMRAGLQGLEGFLIREETPEGTVRRLEACQSPVWDTALAITALLDAGAPADDPHVLKAVDWMLGEEIAVRGDWAVRRPGLDPGGWAFEFANDLYPDTDDTAEVVLGLRRVAHPDRERLSGALDRAVAWVTGMQSRDGGWGAFDADNTQELTTKLPFCDFGAVIDPPSADVTAHVVEMLAKEGKAGSRECRRGVKWLLDHQEPDGSWFGRWGANYVYGTGAVVPALVEAGVPASATAIRRAVRWLAEHQNPDGGWGEDLRSYRDPSWAGRGESTASQTAWALLALLAAGERDSGVTVRGVRWLAETQRPDGTWDEPQFTGTGFPGDFYINYHLYRLVFPVTALGRYLERS, via the coding sequence ATGACGCAGACCGCTGACCCGGCGGCGAGATCCACCGCCGGCGCCGCCGAGACGCTGGACCGCGCTGTCGCCCACCTCAAGGGGCTGCAACGCGACGGCGGCTGGTGGAAGGGCGAGATGCAGACCAACGTGACCATGGACGCCGAGGACCTGCTGATGCGGGAGTTCCTGGGCATCCGCACCGCGCGCGAGACCGAGGAGGCCGCGCGCTGGATCCGGTCGCAGCAGCGCGCGGACGGCACCTGGGCCACCTTCCACGGCGGCCCCGGCGACCTGTCGACCACGCTGGAGGCGTGGGTCGCGTTGCGGCTGGCCGGTGACTCGCCGGACGAGCCGCACATGCGGCGGGCCGCGGAGTTCGTCCGCGCCGGCGGCGGGGTCGAGGCCAGCCGCGTGTTCAGCCGGATCTGGCTGGCGCTGTTCGGGCTGTGGTCCTGGGACGACCTGCCGAACATGCCGCCCGAGCTGGTGCTGCTGCCGTCCTGGGTGCCGCTCAACGTCTACGACTGGGGCTGCTGGGCGCGTCAGACCGTGGTGCCGCTGACCGTGGTCGGCACCCTGCGGCCGGTCCGCCCGCTGCCGTTCGGCATCGACGAGCTGCGCACCGGCGTGAAGCGCGGCGGCGGGCTCGTCGCGCCGTGGACCTGGTCCGGCGCCTTCCACTACCTCGACAAGGCCCTGCACCTCTACGCCAAGGTCGCGGTCAAGCCGGTGCGGGAGTTCGCGATGCGGCAGGCCGCGGAGTGGATCCTGGCCCGGCAGGAGGCCGACGGCGGGTGGGGCGGCATCCAGCCGCCGTGGGTGTACTCCTTGCTCGCGCTGCACCTGCTCGGCTACTCGCTGGACCACCCGGCGATGCGCGCGGGCCTGCAGGGCCTGGAGGGGTTCCTGATCCGCGAGGAGACGCCCGAGGGCACCGTGCGGCGGCTGGAGGCCTGCCAGTCGCCGGTGTGGGACACCGCGCTGGCGATCACCGCGCTGCTGGACGCGGGCGCGCCCGCCGACGACCCGCACGTGCTCAAGGCCGTCGACTGGATGCTCGGCGAGGAGATCGCCGTGCGCGGCGACTGGGCCGTGCGGCGGCCCGGCCTCGACCCGGGCGGCTGGGCGTTCGAGTTCGCCAACGACCTCTACCCGGACACCGACGACACCGCGGAAGTCGTGCTCGGCCTGCGCCGCGTCGCGCACCCGGACCGGGAGCGCCTGTCCGGAGCGCTGGACCGCGCCGTGGCGTGGGTGACCGGCATGCAGTCCCGCGACGGCGGCTGGGGTGCGTTCGACGCCGACAACACCCAGGAGCTGACCACCAAGCTGCCGTTCTGCGACTTCGGCGCGGTGATCGACCCGCCGTCCGCGGACGTCACCGCGCACGTGGTCGAGATGCTGGCCAAGGAGGGCAAGGCCGGCAGCCGGGAATGCCGCCGCGGTGTGAAGTGGCTGCTGGACCACCAGGAGCCCGACGGGTCGTGGTTCGGCCGCTGGGGCGCCAACTACGTGTACGGCACCGGCGCCGTCGTGCCCGCGCTCGTCGAGGCCGGGGTCCCGGCGTCGGCCACTGCGATCCGGCGGGCGGTGCGGTGGCTGGCCGAGCACCAGAACCCCGACGGTGGCTGGGGTGAGGACCTGCGGTCCTACCGCGACCCGTCGTGGGCCGGGCGTGGCGAGTCGACCGCGTCGCAGACCGCGTGGGCGCTGCTGGCGCTGCTCGCCGCGGGGGAGCGGGACTCCGGGGTGACCGTGCGCGGCGTGCGGTGGCTGGCCGAGACCCAGCGCCCCGACGGCACGTGGGACGAGCCGCAGTTCACCGGGACCGGCTTCCCCGGCGACTTCTACATCAACTACCACCTGTACCGGCTGGTGTTCCCGGTGACCGCGCTCGGCCGGTACCTGGAGCGGTCATGA
- a CDS encoding polyprenyl synthetase family protein, with protein MTAVLDSLQQGRQAVLPAMRAAVDRLDPASRAIAYYHLGWTDLDGNPTSGGGKAVRPALALLSAEAAGAPPATGLPGAVAVELVHNFSLLHDDLMDGDTERRHRPTVWAVRGAASAILTGDAMLALANEVLLDAEGPGAVAAARLLSEAVGELIRGQVLDVAFEQRDDVTLDECLDMAGGKTGALLSASSAIGAVLACAPARTVSALAEFGADLGLAFQLVDDVLGIWGEPSVTGKPVHSDLRARKKSLPVTYAVTHGGAPGRELAAWLTDGDVADDAAVRRAADLVDLAGGRAWALEEAHRRMAAGRQKLEDAEVPGRVREELLALARFIVTREA; from the coding sequence ATGACCGCTGTACTCGATTCCCTGCAGCAGGGCAGGCAGGCCGTCCTGCCCGCGATGCGGGCCGCCGTCGACCGGCTCGACCCGGCCAGCCGCGCCATCGCCTACTACCACCTCGGCTGGACCGACCTGGACGGCAACCCGACCTCCGGCGGCGGCAAGGCCGTGCGTCCCGCGCTGGCGCTGCTGTCCGCCGAGGCCGCGGGCGCGCCCCCGGCCACCGGGCTGCCCGGCGCGGTCGCGGTGGAGCTGGTGCACAACTTCTCGCTGCTGCACGACGACCTGATGGACGGCGACACCGAGCGGCGGCACCGGCCGACCGTGTGGGCGGTGCGCGGCGCGGCCAGCGCCATCCTCACCGGCGACGCGATGCTCGCCCTGGCCAACGAGGTCCTGCTGGACGCGGAGGGGCCGGGCGCGGTCGCCGCGGCCCGGCTGCTGTCCGAGGCGGTCGGCGAGCTGATCCGCGGCCAGGTCCTCGACGTCGCCTTCGAGCAGCGCGACGACGTCACCCTCGACGAGTGCCTGGACATGGCGGGCGGCAAGACCGGCGCGCTGCTGTCCGCCAGCTCCGCGATCGGCGCCGTGCTCGCCTGCGCGCCCGCCCGCACGGTCAGCGCGCTCGCCGAGTTCGGCGCTGACCTCGGCCTGGCGTTCCAGCTCGTCGACGACGTGCTCGGCATCTGGGGCGAGCCGTCGGTCACCGGCAAACCGGTGCACTCCGACCTGCGGGCCCGCAAGAAGAGCCTGCCGGTCACCTACGCCGTCACCCACGGCGGCGCGCCCGGCCGGGAGCTGGCCGCGTGGCTGACCGACGGCGACGTCGCCGACGACGCGGCCGTGCGCCGCGCCGCCGACCTGGTCGACCTGGCAGGCGGTCGCGCGTGGGCGCTGGAGGAGGCCCACCGCCGGATGGCGGCGGGACGGCAGAAGCTCGAGGACGCCGAGGTCCCGGGACGGGTGCGCGAGGAGCTGCTGGCCCTCGCGCGGTTCATCGTGACCAGGGAGGCCTGA
- a CDS encoding PucR family transcriptional regulator — protein sequence MTGRRTETSDGTLANLAKATSERLPRMLDDVARLLNEHWPDYAEFIVTERDEVLVSANMFLQRLLRMAKWDIAELSGIADQGVDRFGEQPLFEEIGRAQWQQGRDLTSLLSAYQIGARVAWHHVAEVALEVGVPSDMFASLAEAVFIFVDQLSSASARGYVLEQSESAAMRERLRDELADMLLSDRSDSAAIRDAAARVDWPLPRQAAVVLVEPDNPVGSALLGRLGNSSLHVRRQRLVCAIVPDPDGPQRRERLASALRGAGAVVGHAVPLERLPASMHVAELAAQLRRTHVLEDDPVFVDEHLDSIIVHRDAKLFDAMRHQCLAPLAHLGPVTRKRLCETLACWLRHLGDRRAMAEELHIHPQTVRYRMTQLRELFGESLDDPDNRRRLTLALAWGTSDPGDV from the coding sequence ATGACGGGCAGACGCACGGAGACCAGCGACGGCACGCTGGCGAATCTGGCGAAGGCGACCTCGGAACGGCTGCCGCGCATGCTGGACGACGTGGCGCGGCTGCTGAACGAGCACTGGCCGGACTACGCCGAGTTCATCGTCACCGAACGGGACGAGGTCCTGGTCTCCGCCAACATGTTCCTGCAGCGGCTGTTGCGGATGGCCAAATGGGACATCGCGGAACTGTCCGGCATCGCGGACCAGGGCGTGGATCGCTTCGGCGAGCAGCCGCTGTTCGAGGAGATCGGGCGGGCGCAGTGGCAGCAGGGCCGCGACCTGACGAGCCTGCTGTCGGCGTACCAGATCGGCGCGCGGGTGGCGTGGCACCACGTCGCCGAGGTCGCGCTCGAGGTCGGTGTCCCCTCCGACATGTTCGCCTCGCTGGCCGAGGCGGTGTTCATCTTCGTGGACCAGCTGTCCTCGGCGTCGGCGCGCGGTTACGTGCTGGAGCAGTCCGAATCCGCTGCGATGCGGGAGCGGTTGCGCGACGAGCTCGCGGACATGCTGCTGTCCGACCGGTCCGATTCCGCCGCGATCCGCGACGCCGCGGCCCGGGTGGACTGGCCGCTGCCGCGGCAGGCGGCGGTCGTCCTGGTGGAGCCGGACAACCCGGTCGGCAGCGCACTGCTGGGGCGGCTCGGGAACTCGTCGCTGCACGTCCGGCGGCAGCGGCTGGTCTGCGCCATCGTGCCCGATCCGGACGGACCACAGCGGCGGGAGCGGCTGGCGTCGGCGCTGCGGGGCGCGGGCGCGGTCGTCGGGCACGCGGTGCCGCTGGAACGCCTGCCCGCCAGCATGCACGTCGCCGAGCTGGCCGCGCAGCTGCGCCGCACGCACGTGCTGGAGGACGACCCGGTATTCGTGGACGAGCACCTGGACTCGATCATCGTGCACCGCGACGCGAAGCTGTTCGACGCGATGCGGCACCAGTGCCTCGCCCCGCTGGCGCACCTCGGGCCGGTGACGCGCAAGCGGTTGTGCGAGACGCTCGCCTGCTGGCTGCGGCACCTCGGCGACCGCCGCGCGATGGCGGAGGAACTGCACATCCACCCGCAGACGGTGCGCTACCGGATGACCCAGCTGCGTGAGCTGTTCGGCGAGAGCCTGGACGATCCGGACAACCGCCGCCGCCTCACGCTCGCCCTCGCCTGGGGCACCTCGGACCCCGGCGACGTGTAG
- the hpnD gene encoding presqualene diphosphate synthase HpnD: MTTPTLQQAYATCEDITRTEARNFYWGIRLLTRQRRSALCAVYALARRVDDIGDGDLPVEEKAAQLEIVRKELAALDRSTDPVMVAVADAAHRHPVPLEAFEELLDGVWMDIEGRRYGTFDELTEYCRCVAGSIGRLCLGVFGHKPHPQATRYADALGIALQQTNILRDIREDLRNGRIYLPTEDLDAFGVELRITDGALADPDGGLANLIRHSAARAREWYADGMRLGPLLDRRSGACCLAMAGIYRQLLERIADDPAAVYDKRLSLSGREKLGVAVRALGGRAA; encoded by the coding sequence ATGACGACACCCACGCTCCAACAGGCCTACGCCACCTGCGAGGACATCACCAGGACGGAGGCCCGCAACTTCTACTGGGGCATCCGGCTGCTCACGCGTCAGCGCCGCTCGGCGCTGTGCGCGGTGTACGCGCTGGCGCGGCGCGTCGACGACATCGGCGACGGCGACCTGCCGGTCGAGGAGAAGGCCGCGCAGCTGGAGATCGTGCGCAAGGAGCTGGCCGCGCTGGACCGCAGCACCGACCCGGTGATGGTCGCGGTCGCCGACGCCGCCCACCGCCACCCGGTGCCGCTGGAGGCGTTCGAGGAACTGCTCGACGGCGTCTGGATGGACATCGAGGGCCGCCGCTACGGCACCTTCGACGAGCTGACCGAGTACTGCCGGTGCGTTGCCGGGTCGATCGGACGGCTGTGCCTGGGCGTGTTCGGGCACAAACCGCACCCGCAGGCCACCCGCTACGCCGACGCGCTCGGGATCGCCCTGCAGCAGACGAACATCCTCCGCGACATCCGCGAAGACCTCCGGAACGGCCGGATCTACCTGCCGACCGAGGACCTCGACGCGTTCGGCGTCGAGCTGCGGATCACCGACGGCGCGCTGGCCGACCCGGACGGCGGCCTGGCGAACCTCATCCGGCACAGCGCGGCCCGCGCCCGCGAGTGGTACGCCGACGGCATGCGGCTGGGCCCGCTGCTGGACCGCCGCAGCGGCGCGTGCTGCCTGGCGATGGCCGGCATCTACCGGCAGCTGCTGGAACGGATCGCCGACGACCCCGCCGCGGTGTACGACAAGCGGCTTTCGTTGTCCGGGCGGGAAAAGCTGGGCGTGGCGGTCCGCGCGCTGGGCGGGCGGGCGGCATGA
- the hpnC gene encoding squalene synthase HpnC: MAPAPPGPGTVGDRVPREKEQAENFPVALRILPRDLRADLVAVYDVARVIDDLGDESAVEDRTPGLLRFQRDLERAFQGDQPHERVLRDLLPAIHRRDLELDPFNRLVRANLQDQRVASYATRAELEDYCVLSADPVGRIVLRVFGVRDPVAERLSDRVCTALQLIEHCQDVAEDRRNGRVYLPKAGLAAFGATEADLDATTTSRPVRLAVAAQTARALDLLTEGAALLDRLHGWARLAVAGYIAGGLATLDALRRARWDVLARTPRPRKTGVLAHLIALLVRPSAHVRRIREGGRLT, translated from the coding sequence ATGGCTCCCGCACCCCCAGGTCCCGGCACGGTCGGCGACCGTGTGCCGCGTGAAAAGGAACAGGCCGAGAACTTTCCGGTAGCACTGCGGATACTTCCCCGTGACCTGCGCGCGGATCTGGTGGCGGTGTACGACGTCGCGCGTGTCATCGACGATCTGGGTGACGAGTCAGCAGTCGAGGATCGCACGCCGGGGTTATTGCGATTCCAGCGCGATCTGGAACGCGCCTTTCAGGGGGATCAACCACACGAACGGGTATTGCGTGATCTTCTTCCCGCGATTCACCGGCGCGATCTGGAACTCGACCCGTTCAATCGCCTGGTGCGGGCGAACCTCCAGGACCAGCGGGTCGCGTCCTACGCCACGCGGGCCGAACTGGAGGACTACTGCGTGCTCTCCGCCGATCCGGTGGGCCGGATCGTGCTGCGCGTCTTCGGCGTGCGCGACCCCGTCGCCGAGCGCCTGTCCGACCGGGTGTGCACCGCGCTGCAGCTGATCGAGCACTGCCAGGACGTGGCCGAGGACCGCCGCAACGGGCGGGTCTACCTGCCGAAGGCCGGCCTGGCCGCGTTCGGTGCGACCGAGGCCGACCTGGACGCCACCACGACGAGCCGGCCGGTGCGGCTGGCCGTCGCCGCCCAGACCGCCCGCGCGCTCGACCTGCTCACCGAGGGCGCGGCGCTGCTGGACCGGCTGCACGGCTGGGCGCGGCTCGCGGTGGCCGGCTACATCGCCGGGGGACTGGCCACCCTCGACGCGCTGCGCCGCGCCCGCTGGGACGTCCTGGCCCGCACCCCGCGCCCGCGCAAGACCGGCGTCCTGGCGCACCTGATCGCCCTGCTGGTGCGCCCGTCCGCCCATGTCCGACGGATCCGGGAAGGTGGTCGGCTCACATGA
- a CDS encoding winged helix-turn-helix transcriptional regulator, with the protein MQRTNFGGMACSIARTLDVIGEPWSPLVLRDVWAGMTRFDQIQADLGISRKVLTERLNHLVERGVLGRRPYDRRPRYEYVLTERGAELVEVLMAMAHWGDRWLAGEAGPPVVYRHRACGEVSGAGLRCDHCGEAMHAGDVDLLPGPGAAA; encoded by the coding sequence GTGCAGCGGACGAACTTCGGCGGGATGGCGTGCTCGATCGCGCGCACGCTCGACGTCATCGGGGAACCGTGGTCACCGCTGGTGCTGCGGGACGTGTGGGCGGGGATGACCCGGTTCGACCAGATCCAGGCCGATCTGGGCATCTCGCGGAAGGTGCTGACCGAGCGGCTGAACCACCTGGTGGAGCGCGGTGTGCTGGGGCGACGGCCCTACGACCGGCGGCCGCGCTACGAGTACGTGCTGACGGAGCGGGGCGCGGAGCTCGTCGAGGTGCTGATGGCGATGGCGCATTGGGGCGACCGGTGGCTGGCGGGTGAGGCCGGGCCGCCGGTGGTGTACCGGCACCGGGCGTGCGGCGAGGTCAGCGGCGCCGGACTGCGCTGCGACCACTGCGGCGAGGCGATGCACGCCGGGGATGTCGACCTCCTGCCCGGCCCGGGAGCCGCGGCCTGA